A genomic window from Lotus japonicus ecotype B-129 chromosome 1, LjGifu_v1.2 includes:
- the LOC130733763 gene encoding 15.7 kDa heat shock protein, peroxisomal: MAESIFGYPFGRFLWGHPPIYREWSGSTPLLDWLESPTAHILKINVPGFSKDDIKVQIEDGNILHVKGEGGKEEALAKDTVWHVAERGIGNGKGDFSRAIELPENVKVDQIKAHVENGVLTVLVPKEAAPKSPKVRNVNITSRL; this comes from the exons ATGGCTGAGAGCATTTTTGGATACCCTTTCGGACGCTTCCTCTGGGGCCACCCTCCCATTTACAGAGAATGGTCTGGATCAACGCCTCTCTTGGATTGGCTTGAATCCCCCACTGCCCACATCCTCAAAATCAATGTTCCAG GATTCAGCAAAGATGACATAAAAGTGCAGATTGAGGATGGGAATATTCTGCATGTGAAAGGGGAAGGTGGGAAGGAAGAGGCACTAGCAAAGGACACTGTTTGGCATGTAGCTGAGAGAGGGATTGGAAATGGAAAGGGTGATTTCTCAAGGGCAATTGAGTTGCCAGAGAATGTGAAGGTGGATCAGATTAAGGCACATGTGGAAAATGGAGTGCTTACTGTTCTTGTGCCTAAAGAAGCAGCACCCAAATCTCCTAAAGTGAGAAATGTTAACATCACTAGCAGGCTTTGA